A genomic segment from Streptomyces sp. NBC_01233 encodes:
- the ftsH gene encoding ATP-dependent zinc metalloprotease FtsH, translated as MPSPTPVPPRDRADTPWRSEGAPPTPPPKRRMPGGWRGLILAALIVYLVTNLVLSYFNEGDEPTISYTEFSKQVAGGNVSKIYSKGDAIQGELKAEQPLPDGDEGDYTKFVTQRPAFADDDLWADLTKQNVTVTASPVVVQRSFLANLLLSLAPMLLLVLLWVVIARRMGGRMGGMGALGHKAPPKPVELETGDKRTTFEDVAGIDEVAGELNDVVDFLKNPQAYRKLGARMPGGVLLSGPPGTGKTLLARAVAGEAGVPFFSASASEFIEMIVGVGASRVRELFTEARKVAPAIIFIDEIDTIGRVRGGGAAMGGHDEREQTLNQILTEMDGFSGSEGVVVLAATNRADVLDPALTRPGRFDRTVAVSPPDRAGREAILRIHTRDIPLGPGVDLAQVARSTPGMTGAELANLANEAALLAVKRRQDQVTQSDLSDALEKVQLGAERSLVMPLEERRRTAYHESGHALLGMLQPGADPVRKITIVPRGRALGVTLSTPDADRYAYTEPYLRGRVIGALGGMAAEHVVYDVITTGGENDLEQVTNIVRGMVARWGMSDRVGKLTAIPSDGGGPYGLSAAPATLDVVDHEMRRIVDECYTEACRLLREHRPQLDALAEALLANETLDEAAAYAAAGITRLTKAHDTE; from the coding sequence GTGCCCAGCCCCACCCCCGTACCTCCCCGCGACCGGGCCGACACGCCCTGGCGCTCGGAGGGCGCCCCGCCCACGCCTCCGCCGAAGAGGAGGATGCCGGGCGGCTGGAGGGGACTGATCCTCGCCGCCCTGATCGTCTACCTGGTGACCAACCTGGTGCTGTCCTACTTCAACGAGGGGGACGAGCCGACCATCTCGTACACGGAGTTCAGCAAGCAGGTGGCCGGCGGCAACGTCTCGAAGATCTACTCCAAGGGCGACGCGATCCAGGGCGAGCTGAAGGCCGAGCAGCCGCTGCCCGACGGGGACGAGGGGGACTACACCAAATTCGTCACCCAGCGCCCGGCCTTCGCCGACGACGATCTGTGGGCCGACCTCACCAAGCAGAACGTGACCGTGACGGCCTCCCCGGTCGTCGTGCAGCGCAGCTTCCTCGCCAATCTGCTGCTCTCCCTCGCCCCGATGCTCCTGCTGGTCCTGCTGTGGGTGGTCATCGCCCGCCGGATGGGCGGGCGGATGGGCGGCATGGGCGCCCTCGGCCACAAGGCCCCGCCCAAGCCGGTGGAGCTGGAGACGGGCGACAAACGCACCACCTTCGAGGACGTGGCCGGCATCGACGAGGTCGCGGGCGAGCTCAACGACGTCGTCGACTTTCTCAAGAACCCGCAGGCCTACCGGAAGCTGGGCGCCCGGATGCCCGGCGGGGTCCTCCTGTCCGGCCCGCCCGGCACCGGCAAGACCCTGCTCGCGCGGGCGGTCGCGGGCGAGGCCGGGGTGCCGTTCTTCTCCGCGTCCGCCTCCGAGTTCATCGAGATGATCGTCGGCGTCGGCGCCTCCCGGGTCCGCGAACTCTTCACCGAGGCGCGCAAGGTGGCTCCCGCGATCATCTTCATCGACGAGATCGACACCATCGGCCGGGTGCGCGGCGGCGGCGCGGCCATGGGCGGCCACGACGAACGCGAACAGACCCTGAACCAGATCCTCACCGAGATGGACGGCTTCTCCGGCTCGGAGGGGGTCGTCGTCCTCGCCGCCACCAACCGGGCCGACGTCCTGGACCCCGCCCTGACCCGCCCCGGCCGCTTCGACCGCACGGTGGCCGTCTCCCCGCCCGACCGGGCCGGCCGCGAGGCCATCCTGCGCATCCACACCCGGGACATCCCGCTCGGCCCGGGCGTCGACCTCGCGCAGGTGGCCCGTAGCACCCCCGGAATGACCGGCGCCGAACTGGCCAACCTCGCCAACGAGGCCGCGCTGCTGGCCGTCAAGCGCCGGCAGGACCAGGTCACCCAGTCCGATCTGTCCGACGCCCTCGAGAAGGTCCAGCTCGGCGCGGAGCGGTCCCTGGTGATGCCGCTGGAGGAGCGCCGCCGCACCGCGTACCACGAGAGCGGCCACGCACTCCTGGGCATGCTGCAGCCCGGCGCGGACCCGGTCCGCAAGATCACGATCGTGCCCCGGGGCCGCGCCCTCGGAGTCACCCTCTCGACGCCGGACGCCGACCGGTACGCCTACACCGAGCCGTACCTGCGCGGCCGCGTCATCGGGGCGCTCGGCGGCATGGCGGCCGAGCACGTCGTCTACGACGTCATCACCACGGGCGGGGAGAACGACCTCGAACAGGTCACCAACATCGTCCGGGGAATGGTCGCCCGCTGGGGCATGAGCGACCGCGTCGGCAAGCTCACCGCCATCCCGTCCGACGGAGGCGGCCCGTACGGCCTGTCCGCCGCCCCCGCCACCCTCGACGTGGTGGACCACGAGATGCGGCGGATCGTCGACGAGTGCTACACGGAGGCCTGTCGTCTCCTGCGCGAACACCGCCCGCAGCTCGACGCCCTGGCCGAGGCCCTGCTCGCCAACGAGACCCTGGACGAGGCGGCCGCCTACGCCGCCGCCGGGATCACCCGCCTGACGAAGGCACACGACACCGAATGA